The window TGTGTATTACCTGatatttttgttggttgtttctTTAGTCAGCCCACAGCCATTGGTAACTAGTGAGTGATACTGTGATCTTTTTCCTCCAGACTTCACTGGCCAGTGAAAACCTATCTCAAGCatgggaaatatttttgctAACCTCTTCAAAGGCCTTTttggcaaaaaagaaatgcGTATTTTAATGGTTGGTCTGGATGCCGCAGGAAAGACTACTATTTTGTACAAACTTAAACTTGGTGAAATAGTAACTACTATTCCTACTATAGGTAAGTTGTgggttgtttgtgggtttttttgtttaacattTATATAGGTGCTTGCTTTGAGATTTGGGTCTTACTGTTTTCAGCGGTATCTTATCTTGGTTGCCACTCTGCTGAATTAAGTAACCTGCCTGTCAGAAAAAACAGTTGCTAAAACCATGGTATGGAGATGGCACAGCCAGATGTTCTGGTATGGGAggtttacaagggcatgtagggttaggacaagggggaatggtttaAACTGACAGATTTAGATAGGATCCtggggaagaagttcttccctgtgtggCTGGCAAGGCACTGGCacgggttgcccagagaagcagtggctgccccatccctggcagtgttcaaggccaggttggatgggcttgGAGCGACCTGCTCTActggaaggtatccctgcctgtggcaggggattgcaactagatgatctttaaggtcccttccaacccagatgATTTTTTGAGGGTGACTGCTTTATCAGAGACACACTTTGTTTGTAGCCCTTAAAGCTCATGGGATTTTTATGTAACATAGTTTGTGCTGCATTTTGTAGCTGCATGGATACCAATTAGAGctgttgtttgtttgattgCAGTGGGGGTGTGAGGAGGAGCTTCAGAGAACCCATGTTTGTCTGCTTTGAGGTCTTCAGTGTAGAATTCTGCTTATTTATAGTAGATTTAAATTTTGAGATAACTTTTTGAACATTAACATTCTGAGCATGACTTGGTAAATTCAATAGGTCCAGGGCCACCTGTGTTTAACTGAGATTTTTGCCACAATTTCTCTTTTAGGCTTCAATGTGGAAACAGTAGAATACAAGAACATTAGCTTCACGGTCTGGGATGTAGGTGGTCAGGATAAGATCAGACCACTCTGGCGCCATTATTTTCAGAACACACAAGGTGAGTCCAGATGCTTAAACTGCAGGTTTCCAGAatccaaaagctttttttaatgtcCTTGCTAGGATAATTCTGCAAGTTTCTTGGGGGTATgtggaaatatttattattattaagggtgtgtttgtgtgctggTCTGGTTCTTCTGTGAAGCTAGCGCAGGTTCAAAGAGGGATGGGAGGAAATCTAGAAACCAGTCTTCCTTGTTCATCTGACTCAGAGCAAGttccaaattctgcttttcttttgtaagcGTCACAGCTTTCTGCCCTCACTTCAAAGTCTTTACTACAAGCTTTAACAGCCCTGGGAACTGAGAGTTTGTCACTTCTGCTGCTGGTGTGTCTTTATAATGTGCATGAATTTGAGTCCTGTCACAGGAATTCAAGGGTTGCTACTCACTGGAAAATACCGAGTGGTTATATAGTTAAAGCATACAATTTCCAAAAACATAAATACAAACTAGCACTTGCTTTCACCAGCTTTCAGCAAGAACACACTCTCTCAGACATGAGATTACAGTAAtaagaaatctgtttttctaGTAATAGTGTTTTGCATTAATTTATCTTTAAAGCTTAGCTCTGACCTCCAGAGGTATTTATCATTTGTAAATAACTTCTGGTATGTTTTTTCTGATTGTTTGCTTATTTCTAGGTCTGATTTTTGTGGTTGATAGTAATGACAGAGAACGAGTGAATGAGGCCAGAGAAGAGCTTATGAGAATGTTGGCAGAAGATGAGCTTAGAGATGCTGTTTTATTAGTGTTTGCTAACAAACAGGTATGCCCAGAATGATGTCTTGCTGTAAGAACTCTTGGAAATGTACAATATACTTTAAGTGCTAATGTTCAACGTAGATGTTTGGGGTTTCAGTGTAATAATAGATAAACTCTCAGTGACTGTCCAGTCAGTTCTGTTGAAGACAGGAAGCCTGTAGATTGAATTACTCTGTTCCCATCTGGAGGAGTATCTTTCTTGGCTAATagaaatttgtattttcagtgttgGGGAAGCATTctactaatttatttttaaggttgGCTTGGCTCAAGTACAGCACCTGCCCAAACTTCTTCCAAACAGAGAGGAAGGGCAGAATGCCagaacctccctgaaatagtCTATTGGAGTGTTGAGAGGCACTACCTGTGGTGGTGGAAGCACTCTGCTGacttttaatccatttgtgtTGACCTGTGAGCTGAGCACTTCTAGGCCACAGAGTGAGCTGAGAGGTCTGCCTCTTACTGTTTGTAAGGGCCTTGGTAGCTTAAACCCAAAAGTTGGCCTTAAACAGGGCTAGTAAACTTATGGTAagagcagcatcctgctgggaTCAAGCACACCATCAGCAATTTTGCTGACaacaccgagctgtgtggtgcaaCTGATGCGCTGGAGGGAAAAGGGATATCATTCAGAGGAACCTGTGTAGGCTGGAGAGCAAGAACAGTGCAGAGCTGTACTAAGTCAAGTACTACTTTATGTTAGAACTTGACCTTAAGTCATATCtgcagtcaaaaaaaaaaaaaaaaacaaaaccacgAAAATACACTTTCCTGAGTGGAAAGTGAATGAAATGGCCTTGAATTTTAAGCGGTTCAGGGTCAGCAGTAAAGTGCCTGATGACTTGATCCAAATGTCAgctgtcttctgttttctgaagagaaatattCTGTAGTAAGTGCTTTTGATAGTGTTGTTCAGCCTTTACACTTTTGCCAGTAGAGGGGAAATAGCTGGAGTATAGAAGCAATCCAAGTTTTTCTTAAAGAGAAGTTCTAAGAGCTCTTATAGCTTTCTTCTTAAAACTAATGATCAAAAACGGCTGAGGGAGGTGGGCATTTCTTCTTGGTGAGTAGGGGAGAAATTgactcttcttccttccctcaggACCTGCCAAATGCAATGAATGCAGCAGAAATCACAGACAAACTTGGACTGCATTCTCTTCGTCACAGGAACTGGTATATCCAGGCAACCTGTGCTACTAGTGGAGATGGTCTCTATGAAGGACTGGACTGGTTGTCCAATCAGCTCCGAAACCAGAAATGAAACCATaaatcttcctcttccctctttttccaCCCTTCCCTCTTATTTCCTCCTATTCGCCCTTCGCTTTACTCTAATGTGGCAAACTGTGCTACTTTGTGGTATTGAGTGCCGgaagctgttttcatttcttttgtcaCAGTATATATTGCATCATGCTGTAAATGTGGCAAATACAAGCCTGAAAACAGTTAGGTTTCTTATTTAATGTAAATAGTTTTTGTTTCCAATGAGGCAGTTTCTGGTACTCCTATGCAATATTACTCAGCTTTTTTATTGTAAAGAATCAACTCACTGTTTAGTACTCGGAAGGGATTTCAGTGGGTCAACATAAGGGTTGCCAGTGGTCCTCGTGCAGTAGAGCTGTATACTATCTCGGCTGGGTTGTGAGATCTGTGAGATCGATTTTGGCGATTGGTTTTTAAcctgaattctgtatttttttaaatagtcaaggaaaagtaaaaacacTTCAACATACCAATGTTTGACGTAGCTTCTGCTGTTGTAGCTCTGAGTGGTGACTTTTGATTCTTTCGAGATGGTGAAGCAATGATCGACACCCAATTGGCTTCATCTGGTTAAAGAACAGTTCATAACCAGTACATCTCTGGCTCTTTCTGTAGCTCACAGTGTGTGCTCATATTTGTTCATAGATTTGTCAGACCTGGTTTAGATGAGCTTTTGCAGACTCATGCTAAACATCTGACTTTCGGTTAAGGTGAGGTTTATCACTTCCATTGAACTTGAAATAATTTCCAGAAGTCAACATTTTGTCGTATTTTTCACAAGTGTTTTGTACTTTTCTTGTGTGTAAACCACTCCAGAAGGCAAACCTTTCCACAGAAAGCACAGCCTGTACTAGTCCTAAGCTCTAGAGGCAGAAAGTACTGTACTTAACGCAAGAATTGCCATGAAAAACACCAAACATCTATGTATAGcgtctaggaaaaaaaaaagcatgagagTTTGGAGAGTCATTCCACTCTAGAAGTATTCAATCCCATTTTGGAACAATCCCATATCTGTATATGTGTGAAAACCCTTGGCATCCCTCATACTGCAAGGTTCAGATTtgccatcagaaaaaaagaccttttcttttgtattttgataAAACACTGAAGAAGCTGGAGCTGTTAAACTTTAACTCGAGGAACTATCAGAACTGGTTTATTTAGTGTTGTGGAAACCTTTATTGCTTTCAATACACACTTAGTAATCAACTGTTTTGTatacttgttttcagttttcatttcgACAAACAAGCACTGTAATTAAAGCTATTAGAATAAAATCTCTTAACTATTTCATGTTTTTTATGCCTTGCTGTTCATTTGATCATCTTGGCAGAATCATAATTAAATACTTGTTGAATAAAAAGTTTCATGAAACTTGCACTGGTATCACGTTGTTTTGTATCATCTTTGTACAGTACTTGCTGCTGGATTAAGACCGACCCAACCAGAGTTTTGCTATGTCAGTTTGCATGACAATTTTGGGATATCTCCTATGTTTCCCAAATAATCTGTCATTCCTAGTTGGACTCATGGAGGTGAAGAGGTAGGTAGCAGTTCTCTGGTCTTGTCTGCTGGTGATGGTTGGCTTCTGCTGGAGTCCCTTAATTGCCTCGGGACGTCTattgagctgcagcagcttccatCACTTCCCACAGGATTGTTCTTCCTGATAATCCCACTTAGGGATAAGACATGTGAATtagcagggtttttttggggtgaGAAATACGAAGTCTACCTTTTTAAACACTTTAGTGTATGTGTTTTCCCCTCTGGACCATTTCACAGGCTTAAATCTGTAAGGTGGAAGGTGTATCATACAGATTAGAGAGCAATCTACCTCAAACCCTGAGGCTTTGGGTGGTTATGAGAGAGGACTGCAGTGTGGCTGGAAACAACAGCAGTACAGTCCATAGACTGCTGAGCTCGCATCGGTTTTCTCACTGTCGGTTTTTGGATGATTGCTCTCTCATCAACAGATCACactcccccttgctccccaggttttgtttcctctctgAATCCTTCAAGCAGCACCGTAGCTGCTTAGCGTGTGTACACAGAGCTGCCCTCAGCCTGAGCATGCTTTTCTCTGGGGCTGACCTGTTGGGCAGAGGCTCACTGAGTATAAAGGGTGTTGTCTCTGCCTTGTCTTTGGCTGGGTGAGTGGCAGGTAGGGGAGTGGGTTGATTCAGGTTCCTCAGCAAGTGCTGCCTGAGCCCCAGGTCTGTTCCTTGGGCTCGCTTCAGTAGTAAAGGGTAAATAATACTGGGCAAACAACAGGATTACAAAACTCCTGCAGGTCAGGTTATTCTTGCCTTGAGTTTCAAGCTCTGAATCAGGATCTCCACATGCCTAATAGGGCAGGATGTCTGTTCCTGGTCTGAGAGGGCTTTGGACTtgaatcagactggtttgggttggaaggaatcttaaagctcatccaattccaaccccctgccacaggcagggacaccttccaccagaccaggttgctccaagccccatccaacctggccttg of the Melopsittacus undulatus isolate bMelUnd1 chromosome 1, bMelUnd1.mat.Z, whole genome shotgun sequence genome contains:
- the ARF1 gene encoding ADP-ribosylation factor 1, with translation MGNIFANLFKGLFGKKEMRILMVGLDAAGKTTILYKLKLGEIVTTIPTIGFNVETVEYKNISFTVWDVGGQDKIRPLWRHYFQNTQGLIFVVDSNDRERVNEAREELMRMLAEDELRDAVLLVFANKQDLPNAMNAAEITDKLGLHSLRHRNWYIQATCATSGDGLYEGLDWLSNQLRNQK